TGTGTGTGGGAGACCGATGACAGTTCACAAGCCTGCATGCACGTATTCGTCCAAACTTCCAGGAAACTCAAGGGCCGTTGGCGACTAAGTAACACCTTGAGATAAACCCTGCATGATtgtacacaattacacacacatacacacacacaggcctctaTATGCACAGCTTGGTTTGGTCAAATATGTATAACCACAAATTGTATGTGCTACACATGAACCTTGTAAGAGGGcccaatttgattggttcgctatctcgggatattgggcaatatcccatgattgagatctcaaacacGGATATTGTTTAGCGCGCGTGACGGTCTTCTCGTCactctaataaaaacaaataaaccgctaataaatcccggcaaaaagtgtttttggagtgttcacgtgtactAAAACATTTACTCACCTAACCTTcagcgaataattgttaaatagtgCAGACAAGTTAGTGACTCATTGTATTCATACTACAGTGTAGGAGAGTCGATTCAACATTCTCCTTTCGTGTGTccttcagtgtctgtgtgtgtgtgtgtgcccacaaaGAGTAACTCTAGCGTGCACATTGTTGTGGATGTTAAGGCGTCTCACAAAGCCCTTGCATGGAACCAAAGTGTGGCATAGCGGAGGTGGCCTTGAGCCATGCGCACATCCTGCACACGCACCTGACACCTCTCAGGCTGCTTGGTCCGGCCCTCCCCTGGGCCCCCCCACGCAGAGAGGGGCCCTCCTGAGGGGAAACCCGCACTCTGAGCGGACCGAGGGGAagctcaagctggtgtgtgtgtgtgtgtgtttgtttttgtcgtatGAACTTCGATTACGAGGAGGTTTATATGATAAGCACATACCTTTATACCTTCTTTGCACGATATGAAACATTTGAATGCTTGAATCAGTTATATTTCTGTTTTCGCTTTATAATGTCAGTGCTTGGAATATATGTTTCGACTTTCTTAAACATTTATCTGTGTTATCTTTCAGAGTTTTAAGGCCTGCATGAAATAAAGGAACATGATTCCAATATGTTCCTACAAAGGAGATATTAGTTAATTCTGATAGGATGTTATGTTGTTTCTTGGTGGGAAGGACACTATGAATACAGCAGGTGTGTCTATTAGTGGAGTGGGGCTTTTACTATGGTATCTAggtccaggtgtgtgttaccAGTTGGTTTGAAGATTTCAGGTCTACTTTTATCTGTTAGATGGTTCCAGGTCCTGAGGACAGGTTCTTTGTAAGGCTGTCAGCCTCCGGTTTCCATCGTAATAAATGACCCGCATTCCTTGGAAATATCACCTGGCCGCCTCACTCTCCTCCCTAGCCACCCGTTACCTCCTCTCGcaatgcacttttattttgaatgtccatCTCTCATTTGATGTTCCAtctgtcatttttattttgtccTTCCTCTTGCATTGCTTTGCCACGTCAACCTTATCCATCCACCGCATCCCTACCTCTATCTCACATGTTCTTTTTACTTCATGTTGTTTTCCTCCCCCATTAGTCATTCCCATCCATTGCCCTTCCTAACCGTTTTCATTCCCCTTCCGGTCATTCCCAACAATTGTCATTCTCATCTGTTGTCATTCCCATCCGTTGTCATTTCTTCCTATACGATTATTCCTATTCGGTCATCCCATCCGGTCATTCCCATCCCCATCACTCCGGCCATTGGTCCATGTCCCCTcaccctcctgctcctcacctgGTCTGGTCTGCCTTGCAGTGTTGCTACTGGAGACGATCGAGAACGACGACATCGGGAGGAAGACACTGAAGATCACAGACTTTGGTCTGGCTCGGGAGTGGCACAACACCACCAAGATGTCCGCCGCAGGAACCTACTCCTGGATGGCCCCTGAGGTCATCAAGTCCTCGCTCTTCTCTAAAGGCAGTGACGTATGGAGGTATGGACAGCGAggatatctgtctctctctctatctgtctctctcttctctctctctctctctctctctctctctctctctctctctctctctctctctctctctctctctatctgtttctctttctctatctgtttctgtctctcgatctgtctctgtctctttatttCTTTTGGCTTTATTAGTAGGACATTTATTAAAAGACTTGTTTCTAAAGCAAAGCAATAAAAGAATCAATTAACAATAATACTGATAAAACTGATAAAATAGCTAATCAAACATAATAATTATTTGCATCtctattatttcatttttatcATTTAAATTATTTTCCCGTTCATGTATTGAATGCATAAGCACTTTATAATGTAAGAGGACATTTTCAGGTGCACTTAAAAGGTCTGTGTTTgtcttccgtgtgtgtgtccattccgccgtctgtctgtctgtgcgtgcgtgcgtccatgTCTCCAGCTACGGGGTGCTGCTGTGGGAGCTGCTGACGGGGGAGGTGCCGTACCGGGGGATCGACGGGCTGGCCGTGGCCTACGGCGTGGCCGTCAACAAGCTGACCCTGCCCATCCCCTCCACCTGCCCAGAGCCCTTCGCCAAGCTCATGGAAGGTAGgctgagcagtgtgtgtgtgtttgtgtgttttggtgtgtgcttgtttgtgtgtttgtgtgtgtgtgtgtgtgtttgtgtgtgtgtgtgtgtgtgtgtgtgtgtgtgtgtgtgtgtgtgtgtgtgtgtgtgtgtgtgtgtgtgtgcgtgtgtgcgtgtgtgcgtgcgtgtgtgtgtgtgtgtgtgtgtgcgtgtgtgtgtgtgagagacgtgCATTGATATAAATCaacgtaaaatacggcgtcttTTATTACGTTGTAAAATACGCAGATTTAGTGGTTCAACACACCGTTTTTTACACCGCCTTTCCTCAACACTACCAGATTCTCAAAGCCAGTAACTATAAACCTTCTTCACCTAAACAACGATAAAAAAGTCTGACCACACCAGGCCATTAATgatctttctctccttctcactgTGCATTCACTTCACTACACTATGTGGACCTAGGCTGTTTCGGGTGTTTAATCCATGTTCACTTCAGTAATACACTGTATATTACTAACTATGATTTACAGGCCATCTATTCCTCTTAATGTTCAGTGTGGGTGTTTCACCAATAGGCATTATTAACTTATTATTAACTTACCCAGATTAAACGCATATAATGACGGGTAGAAATGCGTATTGAAGACCAAGTCATCAGTGGTTTTTGCAATTGCACTGAATCGGTAATTTGAAAAGCATTTGTGTTTATACCATCACAACATGATCCTGCTATAGTAGCTCCTGGTGAGACGAGAAATATGTAATTTCTATTAACATATATTAACACGATATCGATGACATCAGCTCCATCACAAATGAGTAACCTCCCCCACTTCAATGGAGAGGGAAATATTGTTAGACTAGTTGGTATTTTGATGCAGTAGAACAATTTTTTAACAATCTTCAAGTTTAATGAGTTAATGAAGATTGCCTATTGGTATTGCTAGGCGAAATATGGATCCATACATTAGTTTCTGGAATAAACTGAGACTAAGGTGGTGATCCAAGTGTAAATCAAGGTTAGTCGACTCTCCAATGTATTGCTGAAGTGAGCATTGATTAAACACCCGAAACAGCCTTGGTACACGCAGTGTAGTGAAGTGAATAGACAGCGAGAATGAGAGAAAGATCATTAATGGCCTGGTGTGTTCTGACTTTGGTAATCGTTGATTGGCTGAAGAAGTTTCATACTTACTGGCTTTGAGAATCAAGAGGAgctcatttaattattttgaaaatgtgctATTGAACGTGTTAAAAAGCGTGTTAAATCTGCTAGTTTAATAAAATGAAACAATGTCAAAGCTGTGTATTTAACACAGATTTCAATATATACATACTTGGTATATATCAATACATAATATACATATTATTTATTCTATAGTATATATACATCTACGATAAGGCCTAGTTTTGACTCTTTTTGTATTGGCCTTCCTTAGCATTCTTGCATGCGCAcattatatctctatatatatttttgaagtaCACAAAGTGCCATCAGTCCGTATTAACCCTTAGATATATGTGCATCATCTATATCTGGGTCGTGTGTTCCATGTAGAGTGCTGGGACCAGGACCCCCACGTGCggccctccttctcctgcatcCTGGAGCAGCTGTCGGCCATCGAGGAGGCGGTGATGGCCACCATGCCCCAGGAATCCTTCCACAGCATGCAGGACGACTGGCgcgtggagatccaggagaTGTTCGACGAGCTCAGGACCAaagagaaggtgtgtgtgtgtgtgtgtgtgtgtgtgtgtgtgtgtgtgtgtgtgtgtgtgtgtgtgtgtgtgtgtgtgtgtgtgtgtgtgtgtgtgtgtgtgtgtgtgtgtgtgtgtgtgtgtgtgtgtgtgtgtgtgtgtgtgtgtgtgtgtgtgtgtgtgtgtgtgtgtgtgtgtgtgtgtgtgtgtgtgtgtgtgtgtgtgtgtgtgtgtgtgtgtgtgtgtgtgtgtgtgtgtgtgtgtgtgtgtgtgtgtgtgtgtgtgtgtgtgtgtgtgtgtgtgtgtgtgtgtgtgtgtgtgtgtgtgtgtgtgtgtgtgtgtgtgtgtgtgtgtgtgtgtgtgtgtgtgtgtgtgtgtgtgtgtgtgtgtgtgtgtgtgtgtgtgtgtgtgtgtgtgtgtgtgtgtgtgtgtgtgtgtgtgtgtgtgtgtgtgtgtgtgtgtgtgtgtgtgtgtgtgtgtgtgtgtgtgtgtgtgtgtgtgtgtgtgtgtgtgtgtgtgtgtgtgtgtgtgtgtgtgtgtgtgtgtgtgtgtgtgtgtgtgtgtgtgtgtgtgtgtgtgtgtgtgtgtgtgtgtgtgtgtgtgtgtgtgtgtgtgtgtgtgtgtgtgtgcgtgtactgtAGAGTGTTGCACATGCACGCTTACGCCCATTTGCACGCGCACGTGTGGAAGGTTTACATTATGTTTGCACTTTCAATCATAATGTGGCCATTTATCGATCAATGCTCACATAGAAAAGAGATATCAACGAATCTGTCTTCATGgtcgttttttttctctctctttctgtctcggTCCGTCTCAGACACTAGGTGTGTCTGATTGAAAACTCCCACAGGTAGAACTCAGTGTTAATGCAAGGGAGATGATGCTTCCTGCAGGCTGGGGCCTTAGTTGCTAATATGTACTGGTGCTCAGGACGGCTCTGGGGGACTTGACATGTGTAATCGCCTGCCCTCCAACAGACGGGCTAATCACACGTTTAACAAAAACAAGCATTTAGCGTTGAGGTGCTTTAGCGCACTTCCCCTTGTTAAGACTTTAATCTGCTTCCTGTGTGAGACTCCCATCGCTAGCTTAAAGGGGGAGGTGCTAATTCGATGGACGTTTGGGATGGGGAGGGGcgtggggaagggggaggggagttTCAGCATGTTGAGTTAAATGGGTTGGAtggggtaaaaaaaataaaactaacacTGAGTAGGCTCAGCCTGCATGCTACTGGTTACGTTGCTACTGGTTAGGTTACGTTGCTCCTGCTGGCTAAGATTATATATCATGTCTGGTTGTAGAAAAGGAAAATAATGTTCAGCTTCATATTGGCTTTATGCTTAATTGTGTTCTAACAAATCCTTCCTTTATCCTCTGATGGCACATACTTGGGGTGCTTAAGTTTTAAGCCATTGGGGAAGTTAATAAGTTATTACATATTAGGGGCAAACTGAGACAATGAGCATTTTTCAATGAGCATTTTTCCCAGCGGTGAAAATGGTTGCGTGTAAACGGTCACATGGCCGTGTCCCATAATGATATTCATTGACTCTCAGCACCACAGTTCGACCGCATTACAGGGTGGACCTCTTGAAACACGGTGATGCTGTTTATCTCTGCAGTCAGCGGTGTTCCCACAGCGATTCCCTGAGAAGGTTTCCCGAATAAGCCACTCCATAAGCAACTGCAACCGCCGATTTCCTGTCCAGATCTGCCAGTAATCTGCGTCTCTGTGGGTGGcttgccggggggggggggaccacttTAAAGCTGCTTCATGGAAGTCATCCAGTCAGGATTATGCACGCTAAGCAAAGAGCAATTAAAGTAAGAATAGGAAGGGGATGGAGAGCTGAGCCAGTCATGAGAAAAACTTAAAAGCCGTTTTGTTCTTGTGACGACGGAACTCCATCGCTCGTGTGTTTTACAATATCACACGAGAGCAGGCTGTGTcttacatgtctgtctgtctgtcagtaccTGGGTCATACATCTCATCCCCAATGTGGTCTTCTTTTCGACACATACTGCCTGTGAAAGAGCTTGGCCTTATCATAGAGGATAATAGGCAAATTGGTCGATACTTTGGTTTGTCTTTATGATCCTTAATGTAGCTTTTGGTTTTTCTCAGCCTGTAATTGAAACACTGtctctcctttttctctctttaactCTCTGGAATATGTCTGTGGCGTCCTGTTTGGAAAGGTTGGCTGTGCGCGACCTTTCTACTAGGCTAGGGGTGAGGCCGGCCCAGACCTCCTGACACCACGTGGTCCGGCGCTGGACCCAGCGCCGCTGGACTCTGTCCAAGGCCTCCCGTTTTGGAAAGGCTGGCTCTGCGACTTCTATCCGGTTCCTCTTCCAGACGTTGTGTTTTAACCCCTCTCTTTATCcttccccccaaccccaccaggAGCTGCGCTCGCGGGAGGAGGAGCTGTCGCGGGCCGCCCTGCAGCAGAAGTcccaggaggagctgctgaagCGGCGGGAGCAGCAGTTGGCGGAGCGGGAGATCAACGTGCTGGAGCGGGAGCTCAACATCCTCATCTTCCAGCTCAACAAGGACAAGCCCAACGTCAAGAAGAGGAAGGGCAAGTTCAAGCGCTCCCGCCTAAAGCTCAAGGACGGCAACCGCATCAGCCTGCCCtcgggtgagtgtgtgtttgtgtgtgtgtgcgtatgtgagtAGGCATATTgtggattagtgtgtgtgtgtgtgtgactgtgcatgtgtgtgcttgcttgcgtgtgtgtgcgtgtgtgcgtgcacacgtgTGGCTGTCCAGGTGTGATTGGCTTTGTGCgtacggatgtgtgtgtgtgtgtgtgtgtatgtacgtgcgggtgtacgtgtgtgtgtgtgtgtgtgtgtgtgtgtgtgtgtgtgtgtgtgtgtgtgtgtgtgtgtgtgtgtgtgtgtgtgtgtgtgtgtgtgtgtgtgtgtgtgtgtgtgtgtgtgcgtgtgtttgggtgtgtgtgagtgcttgtgtgcatacaggtgtgtgtgttcttattgAACAACCGCATGTTGTTATATGTTATCCTCAGTGCCTAGCCTTTCATGCTTGTTTATAGGCCAGGTCTTCACATGACGTGTCATGCCCGTTTGTTGTGATGTCACAGATTTCCAACACAAGATCACGGTGCAGGCCTCGCCCTCAATGGACAAGAGGCGGAGTCTTCACAGCACAAACTCCTCCCCTCCCAGTAGCCCCACCCTCATCCCGCGACTACGAGCCATTCAGCGTAAGACCACTGTCTCACACGTTCTGTCTGCCTGAGTCTGAGACTCTCTGAGCACACAGTGGGGGGAGCCCCAGTCAGGTGGTTCATGGACAAGTTCATTCATAAATACCATGATGCAAATGATACTAAAAGACCCAATATGGAGTGCAAGGCTACAAGAGCACATGTTATCCATTCTTCTAGAACATCAAGATTTCTATTGCTCTGTCTTTTACACTCAcagacggagacacacacacttacacacacatgcacatacataacCACTATTTCTGACTTGAAACACAGTTTAGGACAGTCCTACCCGGACCTGCAACAACATTGTAGCATCGGAGAAACAAAAGTCAAaacaatccaatccaatccataCAGGGCGCCCGTTCTAACCATCCATATTGCCCCTTGGTCTGGACGGGGTCCCGGCGTGACGGCTCCTGTGTTATGCTTCCCTCCCCTCAGTGCAGTGTCGTCCGCACAGGGACAGTCTGTATGTTTACCAGCAGGAGGTGGATCTCACCAGCGAGTTGGCTGCAGACCACTCAGGGCTCAGGAGCAAAGGCAAGCCATGGGCTGCTCGGTCGACCCCCTCGCCCGGACCGCGGGCCCAGCCCTGTCCGGTCCTCCTTATATATACGGCTCAGAGAAAAGCAGCAGGTGGTCTGCTGGTGGTTGGCTCAAAACTCGTGGGACGCTGAAAAAAATGGATCGTCTTTCGTGTTCGATCAACTCGGTTTGGGCAACTGGGTCTTGGTTGGTGTTGCAGGTTTCCTGTGTGGGATTCTAACCCCGTTTCTACGCTGTGCTGTGGTGTTATTGTGTTCAGGAGGGCTGCAGTTTACCACCTTAACATCTCTTTTTGTGTGTCGATAACCTCACATTTTGGGAGTTGGGTGGGGAGGTGTGGTGGTCTCACACGTCTTTCCcttcttgtttgttttgaccaatcatgtAGCTGCAGGCAGGGATCTGTAAGCTTGTGATTGGGTAACACAAACTCAGCCAGCACAAGTAAACTATGAAAAGGTGTTTGTAAAGCTTTGAATCCAACACCATGTAGAAGCCACTATAGACGTACATCTATTAAAAACCCTTATGAAAGCTTTATCCACTCGCACAAATCTGCCCCAGGCAGATAAAGCTTTCATAAGGGTTTCGGCTGTAACAGAGTAGGACGGCTGGATCTGAGATCAGGGGTCAGAAACACCTGTTTTTGTTACATTCAACCTAATCCATCTCTACGTGTTTGACTATAATGCTCATTCTCTGGTTGCAACATCGTTTGCCCTTCAAAAAGAGGGCCGTCaacagaaaaatataaaaaataacattggaATGAAATCCCAGCCATTGTCCTTCCCCGTACGTTACCATTGAAAGAGCATCAAAGGATACCACTTCCTGTAACAGTGGGGACCTTCCCAGTACGGTCACCACAGTCTCATCAACTAACACATTCAGCGCGGGGAGGGGGTCAGCCCGGTTGTGTCCAGTAACCGTGACGACGTGGTCCTCCTCCCCACAGTGACCCTGGATGAGAGCAACCGGACGTGGGGCCGCAGCACCCTCTTCAGGCCCGAGGAGTTCGACGACGTGAAGAAGGGCATCAAGAAGAAGGGCCGGACCTGGGGCCCCAGCTCGGTGCAGAGCAAGGAGCGGCCCGCCACCGCCGAGAGGTGAGGGGCGCACACACGCGggcctgtacacacacatagagacgcgcgcatgcgcacacacaaacacgtacacgtACAGACATAGCTAAGCAGCGCAGTCAATCCAAAACTAACTCTCTGGGCTGAAAGGGTTTTCAGCCCGGAAGAGTTCTTGTACTTTACTGAAAACTGCCCCCACTTTTTATATTCTATACATTTTAGTCAAATAGAATAGACAATTGTCGACAGAACCGTTTTCAACTGAAACAACGTGATGTTGTGTTTACCTGTCAATTAATTCATGAGATTATATATCTATGATATAAATGTAAATTTGTTATTTCTAGGTATTCATATTTTCTTGTAACATTTattatgtttacatatttacaaAACCTGCCTAATACTAGCTTGGTTTGTTTgtggtgcgtgtatgtgtatgtatgtgtgtgtgtgtgtgtggttgtgtgtgtgtgtatcagagtTCGACCCCTCTCTGATGGCAACAACCCGTGGTCCACCAGTCTGCTGAAGACCCAGAAGTCCGTCCCCCTGGCGGCGCTGTTCGCTGAGCAAGGTGACGCGGGCCCCGAGCCGCCTTATAGGGGCCCCGCAGCTGAACAAGGTGAGGAGGGCCTCCAGCCGCCTGATAGGGGCCCCACAGCTGAACAAGGTGAGGGGGGCCTCCAGCCGCCTGATAGGGGCCCCGCAGCTGAACAAGGTGAGGAGGGCCTCCAGCCGCCTTATAGGGGCCCCGCAGCTGAACAAGGTGAGGGGGGCCTCCAGCCGCCTTATAGGGGCCCCGCAGCTGAACAAGGTGAGGGGGGCCTCCAGCCGCCTTATAGGGGCCCCACAGCTGAACAAGGTGAGGAGGGCCCCCAGCCGCCTGATAGGGGCCCCACAGCTGAACAAGGTGAGGAGGGCCTCCAGCCGCCTGATAGGGGCCCCACAGCTGAACAAGGTGAGGAGGGCCCCCAGCCGCCTGATAGGGGCCCCACAGCTGAACAAGGTGAGGGGGGCCCCCAGCCGCCTGATAGGGGCCCCACAGCTGAACAAGGTGAGGGGGGCCCCCAGCCATCTTTTAGGGGCCCGTCAGCCGAACCCCTACTCTCTCCTCAGTCATTGCTTCTTTCTTCCAGATCACTTTGACATTTGCAAAACCAAACCCCAAAAttctagcctggctccgcccgccgaAGTACTTcggctcaatttgaatttcccttcggTCTGGGtcaggtctgggtctgcggtatgttagtgggttttctctgTCTAAACAGAGGAAGTGGCTGagatcaatgacgttaaagtcagctctcgttgacgggcatcttcacgcacagtgattggtttgtttacagcctgcgtgcaacgtgattcccggccaaacgttagcgattggttatggcagatccagagtggcactgggcagatccaatagttttaaacttccaCAGACACccaccttcaagtgagttaacgttgagtaggtccagactcaaatgaaatgaagtacgagagtctggtaggaccaggctaccaAAAATCCAGAGTAGTATTAGAAATTGATCCTGACTTAAATGCACAAATGTCGGATAGGACATGACAATGGAGTCAAATCGCCCTCTACTGGTTAAATGCATGCTATTGCAGGAACCACCTGTTACTGGCCGTTTTGGATATTTCATATATGAACTATAAACAAAATGATGCCTTGTTTATGTTGCAGATAAAAAATGCTaaattgtattgtatatattgtGTGCACGTCTGGTACACTTCAGCACTGAAGTGTTTGTGACTGGGTTTCTGCCTCTCCATTGAGGCAGTCATCAAAAATCCTTGTCCACCCATGTCATGTTTTAATGAACAACTGTTCtgtgaccagcagggggcggtaaAGACGACACCTACTCCCCAGACGGCGGCGatggtggcagcagcagcagctcgaAACCAAAGCAACTCAAGTTCCCCAACCAGGTGTACATCGACCTACCTCTGTGGAGGGAGGACCCGGAGGcccagggccccggggccgctcCCTGCTGGCCGGGCGGGGAGCTTGGGACCGCGGGGGGGCCGGAGTGTCCCGAGGACCCCtgcaccaccacatccacctcctccacctccacaaccCCCCAGGTGACGCCCACCAACAGCCTGAAGCGTGCCTCGGCGCGACGCCGGACCGACGCGGTGCTGTACGGATGCGGGGCCCTGCTGGCCTCGCTGGCGCTGGGCTACGACCTGCGGGAGGCCCTCAGGAGCCCCGAGGACGCCGGGGAGCCGCAGcgcgaggagaagaagaagaaggaggggcTCTTCCAGCGCGCCACCCGCTTCCGACGCAGCACCTCTCCACCGGGAGGCCGCGCCCCCCGCAAGGAGGAGCCCGCCTCTGGCCACtcccccggccacgcccccggACCCGTCAATCTCATCTCCATGTCGGCCATCGTGGAGGGCAACGCCTCCAGTGGTGTGCTGCGGAcggagggaggcgggggtgcGGACGGGGAcccgggggggaagggggaggctCCGGACACCGTGGCCGGGGTGGAGGGGCAGCAGGACACGGTGGCAGGAGCAGCTCGGACCCAGAGCCAGCCCCCGGCACAGACACCCAGCCCGGCACCAGAGCCGGGGCACCCGGTCCCAGGACTACGGTTACGGAGGAGGaagtcctcctccaccagccccagTAGTGAGTAACACAGGCTATAGTAGTGAGTAACACAGGCTATAGTAGTGAGTAACACAGGCTATTGTAGTGAGTAACACAGGCTATAGTAGTGGGTAACACAGGCTATAGTAGTGAGTAACACAGGCTATAGTAGTGAGTAACACAGGGACTACTGTAGTGAGTAACACAGGCTATAGTAGTGAGTAACACAGGCTATAGTAGTGGGTAACACAGGCTATAGTAGTGAGTAACACAGGCTATAGTAGTGAGTAACACAGGGACTACTGTAGTGAGTAACACAGGCTATAGTAGTGAGTAACACAGGGACTACAGTAGTGAGTAACACAGGCTATAGTAGTGAGTAACACAGGGACTACAGTAGTGAGTAACACAGGCTATAGTAGTGAGTAACACAGGCTATAGCAGTGAGTAACACAGGCTATAGCAGTGAGTAACACAGGCTATAGTAGTGAGTAACACAGGCTATAGTAGTGAGTAACACAGGGACTACTGTAGTGAGTAACACAGGCTATAGTAGTGAGTAACACAGGCTATAGTAGTGAGTACCACAGGCTATAGTAGTGAGTAACACAGGCTATAGTAGTGAGTAACACATGGACTACTGTCGTGAGTAACACAGGGACTACTCTAGTGAGTAACAAAGGATATAGTGGTGAGTAACACAGGGACCACTGTAGTGAGTAACACAGGCTATAGTAGTGAGTAACACCGGGACCACTGTAGTTAGTAACACAGGCTACAGTAGTGAGTAACACAGGGACTTCAGTAGTGAGTAACACAGGCTATAGTAGTGAGTAACACAGGCTATAGTAGTGAGTAACACAGGCTATAGTAGTGAGTAACACAGGCTATAGTAGTGAGTAACACAGGGACTACTGTAGTGAGTAACACAGGCTATATTATTGAGTAACACAGGGACCACTGTAGTGAGTAACACAGGCTATAGTAGTGAGGTCTACTTTAGCGAGTAACATAGGCTATAGTAGTAAGGTCTACTTTAGCGAGTAACACAGGCTATAGTAGTGAGTAACACAGGGACTACAGTAGTGAGTAACACAGGCTATAGTAGATAGTAACACAGGGACCACTGTAGTTAGTAACACAGGCTATAGTAGTGAGTAACACAGGGACTACAGTAGTGAGTAACACAGGCTATAGTAGTGAGTAACACAGGCTATAGTAGTGAGGTCTACTTTAGCGAGTAACACAGGCTATAGTAGTAAGGTCTACTTTAGCGAGTAACACAGGCTATAGTAGTGAGTAACACAGGGACTACAGTAGTGAGTAACACAGGCTATAGTAGTGAGTAACACAGGGACCACTGTAGTTAGTAACACAGGCTATAGTAGTGAGTAACACAGGGACTACTGTAGTGAGTAACACAGGCTATAGTAGTGAGTAACACAGGGACTACAGTAGTGAGTAACACAGGCTATAGCATTGAGGTCTACTTTAGCGAGTAACACAGGCTATAGTAGTGAGTAACACAGGGACCACTGTAGTTAGTAACACAGGCTGTAGTAGTGAGCAACACAG
This genomic window from Gadus macrocephalus chromosome 15, ASM3116895v1 contains:
- the LOC132473703 gene encoding mitogen-activated protein kinase kinase kinase 21-like isoform X1, yielding MAAFPNGDGGGGGKEEHVCSDAPAAPQAWAHSAPLCPTRSLWTAAYDYEASGEDELSLRRGDVVEVLSKDAAISGDEGWWTGKINHRVGIFPSNYVTYQPAIYRLPTTGCTVGVRERVPSLPPAEIVFSELVLEEIIGVGGFGKVYRGTWKDQEVAVKAARQDPDEDITATADGVKQEAKLFSMLQHPNIIKLEGVCLEEPNLCLVMEYARGGTLNRALTGRRIPPHILVNWAVQIARGMLYLHEEAVVPIIHRDLKSSNVLLLETIENDDIGRKTLKITDFGLAREWHNTTKMSAAGTYSWMAPEVIKSSLFSKGSDVWSYGVLLWELLTGEVPYRGIDGLAVAYGVAVNKLTLPIPSTCPEPFAKLMEECWDQDPHVRPSFSCILEQLSAIEEAVMATMPQESFHSMQDDWRVEIQEMFDELRTKEKELRSREEELSRAALQQKSQEELLKRREQQLAEREINVLERELNILIFQLNKDKPNVKKRKGKFKRSRLKLKDGNRISLPSDFQHKITVQASPSMDKRRSLHSTNSSPPSSPTLIPRLRAIQLTLDESNRTWGRSTLFRPEEFDDVKKGIKKKGRTWGPSSVQSKERPATAERVRPLSDGNNPWSTSLLKTQKSVPLAALFAEQGDAGPEPPYRGPAAEQAGGGKDDTYSPDGGDGGSSSSSKPKQLKFPNQVYIDLPLWREDPEAQGPGAAPCWPGGELGTAGGPECPEDPCTTTSTSSTSTTPQVTPTNSLKRASARRRTDAVLYGCGALLASLALGYDLREALRSPEDAGEPQREEKKKKEGLFQRATRFRRSTSPPGGRAPRKEEPASGHSPGHAPGPVNLISMSAIVEGNASSGVLRTEGGGGADGDPGGKGEAPDTVAGVEGQQDTVAGAARTQSQPPAQTPSPAPEPGHPVPGLRLRRRKSSSTSPSTNGPPPEQAPPPPSTNQKKSEKEQKNGPAAAVEHRKKPEAPCSRPRPLSLRAKPQTWALLRGRNKSYSLGHYSGHKSSQALTVMLGPQGPGVADCSLLDMDTEGQKRDCTVPLCRIQSSPGRPSVFQLEKDFLS